The following proteins are co-located in the Trichormus variabilis 0441 genome:
- the argS gene encoding arginine--tRNA ligase — MNATQEQLKVKLEQALIAAFGDEYAGVDPILVTASNPKFGDYQANVALSLSKKLGQPPRAIASAIVEKLDVSEICETPEIAGPGFINLKLKTAYLEAQLNAIQADSRLGVPTAKHPQREIVDFSSPNIAKEMHVGHLRSTIIGDSIARILEFRGHDVLRLNHVGDWGTQFGMLITYLREVSPEALTTANALDIGDLVSFYRQAKQRFDADEAFQETARQEVVRLQAGATDTLHAWKLLCEQSRQEFQVIYDLLDVKLTERGESFYNPLLPTVVEGLEASGLLVENQGAKCVFLDGFTNREGEPLPLIVQKSDGGYNYATTDLAALRYRIQKDEAKRIVYVTDAGQANHFAQFFQVARKAGWIPNDVELVHVPFGLVLGEDGKKFKTRSGDTVRLRDLLDEAVSRAHADLEERLKAEEREETPEFIDKVAEVVGISAVKYADLSQNRTSNYIFSYDKMLDLKGNTAPYMLYAYARIQGISRKGGINFADLGDNAKVILQHDTEFALAKYLLQLGEVISTVEADLLPNRLCEYLYELSKKFNTFYDRNQGVQVLSAEEPLRTSRLVLCDLTARTLKLGLSLLGIQVLERM, encoded by the coding sequence ATGAACGCTACACAAGAACAACTAAAGGTAAAACTTGAGCAGGCTTTGATTGCTGCTTTTGGTGATGAGTACGCCGGAGTAGACCCGATTTTGGTTACTGCTAGCAATCCTAAGTTTGGTGATTATCAAGCCAACGTTGCTTTGTCGCTGAGTAAAAAGTTAGGACAGCCACCGCGAGCGATCGCCTCTGCTATTGTAGAAAAACTAGATGTATCAGAAATCTGCGAAACTCCAGAAATCGCTGGCCCTGGTTTTATTAACCTGAAGTTGAAAACCGCTTACCTAGAAGCGCAACTAAACGCTATTCAAGCAGATTCTAGACTAGGCGTTCCTACAGCCAAACACCCACAACGGGAAATCGTCGATTTTTCTAGTCCGAATATTGCCAAAGAGATGCACGTCGGACACCTACGTTCTACCATCATCGGTGATTCCATCGCCCGGATTCTCGAATTTCGCGGTCATGATGTATTGCGGTTAAATCATGTAGGTGATTGGGGAACGCAATTTGGGATGTTAATCACTTACCTACGGGAAGTTTCCCCAGAAGCCTTAACTACTGCAAATGCTTTAGATATCGGTGATTTAGTAAGTTTTTATCGCCAAGCCAAGCAACGGTTTGATGCTGATGAAGCCTTCCAAGAAACAGCACGCCAAGAAGTTGTGAGATTACAAGCAGGTGCAACAGATACCCTCCATGCTTGGAAGTTGTTGTGTGAACAATCACGCCAAGAGTTTCAGGTAATTTATGATTTACTTGATGTCAAATTAACTGAACGAGGCGAATCTTTTTATAACCCCTTACTCCCAACAGTTGTAGAAGGTTTAGAAGCATCCGGTTTATTGGTAGAAAACCAAGGTGCGAAATGTGTTTTCTTGGATGGCTTTACTAATAGAGAAGGTGAACCTCTACCCTTGATTGTGCAGAAATCTGATGGTGGTTATAACTACGCCACAACAGATTTAGCTGCGTTACGTTACCGGATTCAAAAAGATGAAGCCAAACGCATAGTTTATGTAACAGATGCAGGACAAGCCAACCACTTTGCCCAATTCTTCCAAGTAGCACGTAAAGCTGGATGGATTCCTAATGATGTGGAATTGGTTCATGTTCCCTTTGGTTTGGTGTTGGGTGAAGATGGTAAAAAATTCAAAACTCGTTCTGGCGATACTGTGCGGTTACGAGATTTATTAGATGAAGCAGTTTCTCGCGCCCATGCAGATTTAGAAGAGAGATTAAAAGCAGAAGAACGGGAAGAAACTCCAGAATTCATTGATAAAGTTGCGGAAGTAGTTGGTATTAGTGCAGTTAAGTACGCCGATTTAAGTCAAAATCGCACAAGTAACTACATTTTCAGCTATGACAAAATGCTGGATTTGAAAGGCAATACAGCACCATATATGTTGTATGCTTATGCCCGGATTCAAGGGATTAGCCGTAAGGGTGGAATTAACTTTGCAGATTTGGGAGATAATGCCAAAGTCATCTTGCAGCATGACACAGAATTTGCACTGGCTAAATATCTACTGCAATTAGGCGAAGTGATTAGTACTGTAGAAGCAGACTTATTACCTAATCGTTTATGTGAATATCTTTACGAATTAAGTAAGAAGTTTAATACGTTTTATGACCGTAATCAAGGGGTACAGGTTTTGAGTGCAGAAGAACCTCTGCGGACATCACGTTTAGTTCTGTGTGATTTGACAGCGAGAACTTTAAAACTCGGCTTATCTTTGTTGGGGATTCAGGTGTTAGAGAGAATGTAA